A genomic segment from Coccinella septempunctata chromosome 3, icCocSept1.1, whole genome shotgun sequence encodes:
- the LOC123310321 gene encoding histone H1-like: MRQATTPATAVGKTLKKAEKKTSARSKHVKPSHPPTSDMVNRAIKGLKERSGSSLHAIKKYIEKTAVQSGSLIQTKGKEASGSFKLAAGGSTTNASKKFAKKLVKSADGANKNASPTMAADKKNTSPARSTSI; the protein is encoded by the exons ATGCGACAGGCAACTACGCCCGCTACTGCTGTTGGTAAGACGCTGAAAAAAGCTGAGAAAAAAACCTCAGCAAGGTCAAAACATGTCAAACCCAGCCATCCCCCAACTTCCGATATGGTTAAtcgtgccatcaaaggattGAAAGAAAGGAGCGGATCCTCGTTGCATGCTATCAAGAAATACATCG AAAAGACCGCTGTACAGTCCGGTTCCTTGATTCAGACCAAAGGAAAAGAAGCGTCTGGCTCTTTCAAATTGGCCGCTGGCGGTTCTACAACAAACGCGTCGAAGaaatttgcgaaaaaattggtcaagtcgGCCGATGGAGCAAATAAGAATGCATCACCTACAATGGCAGCCGACAAGAAGAACACATCACCTGCCAGGTCTACATCTATCTAG